A stretch of Saccharothrix texasensis DNA encodes these proteins:
- a CDS encoding 1,4-dihydroxy-2-naphthoyl-CoA synthase has product MADQDVSELFDAARWKRVEGFDFTDITYHRAVDQGTVRIAFDRPEVRNAFRPHTVDELYRALDHARMSSDVGCVLLTGNGPSPRDGGWAFCSGGDQRIRGRSGYQYASGETAETIDPARAGRLHILECQRLIRFMPKVVIAVVPGWAAGGGHSLHVVCDLTLASAEHARFKQTDADVGSFDGGYGSAYLARQVGQKFAREIFFLGRAYGAEEMRQMGAVNAVVPHAELESTALEWAKEINGKSPTAQRMLKYAFNLIDDGLVGQQIFAGETTRLAYMTDEAVEGRDAFLEKRPPDWSDYPYFY; this is encoded by the coding sequence GTGGCAGATCAGGACGTTTCCGAGCTGTTCGACGCCGCCCGCTGGAAGCGGGTCGAGGGCTTCGACTTCACCGACATCACCTACCACCGCGCGGTCGACCAGGGCACGGTGCGCATCGCGTTCGACCGGCCCGAGGTGCGCAACGCGTTCCGGCCGCACACGGTCGACGAGCTGTACCGCGCGCTGGACCACGCCCGGATGAGCTCGGACGTCGGGTGCGTCCTGCTCACCGGCAACGGCCCGTCGCCGCGCGACGGCGGCTGGGCGTTCTGCTCGGGCGGTGACCAGCGCATCCGCGGGCGCAGCGGCTACCAGTACGCGTCGGGCGAGACGGCGGAGACCATCGACCCGGCGCGGGCGGGCAGGCTGCACATCCTGGAGTGCCAGCGCCTGATCCGGTTCATGCCGAAGGTCGTCATCGCGGTCGTGCCCGGGTGGGCGGCCGGCGGCGGGCACAGCCTGCACGTGGTGTGCGACCTCACGCTGGCCAGCGCCGAGCACGCCAGGTTCAAGCAGACCGACGCCGACGTCGGCAGCTTCGACGGCGGCTACGGCTCGGCGTACCTGGCGCGGCAGGTCGGCCAGAAGTTCGCCCGCGAGATCTTCTTCCTCGGCCGGGCGTACGGCGCCGAGGAGATGCGGCAGATGGGCGCGGTGAACGCGGTCGTGCCGCACGCCGAGCTGGAGTCGACGGCGCTGGAGTGGGCGAAGGAGATCAACGGCAAGTCGCCGACGGCGCAGCGGATGCTGAAGTACGCGTTCAACCTGATCGACGACGGCCTGGTCGGGCAGCAGATCTTCGCGGGCGAGACCACGCGCCTGGCGTACATGACCGACGAGGCGGTGGAGGGCCGGGACGCCTTCCTGGAGAAGCGCCCGCCGGACTGGTCCGACTACCCCTACTTCTACTGA
- the menE gene encoding o-succinylbenzoate--CoA ligase, which yields MATLEELRAALAGGDAVRAQPGDLPPSRGWEAGAALAVTTSGSTGEPKTVLLGADALTTSAELTHARLGGPGRWLLALPTTHIAGIQVLVRSVVAGVEPGVMDLEPGFRAADFAVAARPVLATPGRHYTALVPTQLARLVATEGPGLAAARQFDAVLIGGAATPPSLLERSRRLGVRVVTTYGMSETSGGCVYDGLPLDGVRVRLVGGRIEVGGPVLALGYQGGEPFGEWFRTGDLGRVRPDGTVEVLGRADDVIISGGENIAPTRVERVLAAQPGVREACVVGLPDPEWGQVVAAAVVPEDPGDPPDADELCAAVGDVVGRFAMPKRVAFMAELPLRGPGKVDRKAVASSFG from the coding sequence ATGGCGACCCTCGAGGAGCTGCGCGCCGCCCTGGCCGGCGGCGACGCGGTGCGGGCACAGCCCGGCGACCTGCCGCCGTCGCGCGGCTGGGAGGCCGGGGCCGCGCTCGCGGTCACGACGTCCGGCTCCACCGGCGAGCCGAAGACCGTGCTGCTCGGCGCGGACGCGCTCACCACGTCCGCCGAGCTGACCCACGCCCGCCTCGGCGGCCCCGGCCGGTGGCTGCTCGCCCTGCCGACCACGCACATCGCGGGCATCCAGGTGCTGGTGCGGTCGGTCGTGGCGGGCGTCGAGCCGGGCGTGATGGATCTGGAGCCCGGGTTCCGCGCCGCCGACTTCGCCGTCGCCGCCCGGCCGGTGCTGGCCACGCCGGGACGCCACTACACCGCGCTCGTGCCCACCCAGCTGGCCCGCCTGGTCGCCACCGAGGGCCCGGGGCTGGCCGCCGCCCGGCAGTTCGACGCCGTGCTGATCGGCGGCGCGGCCACCCCGCCCAGCCTGCTGGAGCGGTCGCGGCGGCTCGGCGTCCGGGTGGTCACCACGTACGGGATGAGCGAGACGTCCGGCGGGTGCGTCTACGACGGGCTGCCGCTGGACGGCGTGCGCGTGCGGCTGGTCGGCGGCCGGATCGAGGTCGGCGGCCCGGTGCTGGCGCTGGGCTACCAGGGCGGCGAGCCGTTCGGCGAGTGGTTCCGCACCGGCGACCTCGGCCGCGTCCGCCCCGACGGCACGGTGGAGGTGCTCGGCCGGGCCGACGACGTGATCATCAGCGGCGGCGAGAACATCGCGCCGACCAGGGTCGAACGGGTGCTGGCCGCCCAACCTGGCGTGCGGGAGGCGTGCGTGGTGGGCCTGCCCGACCCCGAGTGGGGTCAAGTGGTGGCCGCGGCCGTGGTGCCGGAAGATCCGGGTGACCCGCCCGACGCGGACGAGCTGTGCGCGGCGGTCGGCGACGTGGTGGGGCGGTTCGCCATGCCGAAGCGGGTCGCGTTCATGGCGGAACTGCCGTTGCGCGGGCCCGGCAAGGTGGATCGGAAGGCGGTCGCTAGCTCGTTTGGGTGA